The following coding sequences lie in one Halorarum halophilum genomic window:
- a CDS encoding ABC transporter substrate-binding protein — translation MGIPSPSRRGFIRATGAGVGLASMAGCLGGGGGASGGLTIGFYGPFSGPTSNIGQQKRMAAELSRDLINEDGGVHGEDIELVFGDSESEPSAGRNEVNRLISQENVDVVGGGFHSDVALATIEVTSQNDTPQILDEPVSSEIVSKINEQELWNVFKTTPPSEAYAVGWRKLITQFQENEIGYFPYQDKTVAMIGEDTSYGLSIMDLMKGELDKIGWEIISEDEVSLDETDFTSLLARIQENDPDIVWAVQTSSSGAGNLARQFAETGFEQTHLFHNYGLTISDARETAGDAADGAMTLLNAGRVDPLLEEQGVLSAWDDAYDADMTGSAALSYQNVKVIAEYVRAFDGMDAFRSASVDEWAETVISHDPIPGGTGYIDFKDNHEAAWGSTDNQPALGYQVLGGELNLVWPSEVATSEIDGSVY, via the coding sequence ATGGGGATCCCGTCCCCGAGCCGTCGGGGGTTCATCCGCGCGACCGGCGCGGGAGTCGGACTCGCCTCGATGGCCGGCTGTCTCGGCGGTGGCGGCGGCGCCAGCGGCGGGCTCACCATCGGGTTCTACGGCCCGTTCTCCGGGCCGACCTCGAACATCGGCCAGCAGAAGCGGATGGCCGCCGAGCTCTCCCGCGACCTGATCAACGAGGACGGGGGCGTCCACGGCGAGGATATCGAACTCGTCTTCGGGGACTCCGAGTCGGAACCCTCGGCGGGCCGAAACGAGGTCAACCGGCTCATCTCCCAGGAGAACGTGGACGTCGTCGGCGGCGGCTTCCACAGCGACGTCGCGCTGGCGACCATCGAGGTGACGTCCCAGAACGACACCCCGCAGATCCTCGACGAACCGGTCTCGAGCGAGATCGTCTCCAAGATCAACGAGCAGGAGCTGTGGAACGTCTTCAAGACGACGCCCCCCTCGGAGGCGTACGCGGTCGGCTGGCGGAAACTGATCACCCAGTTCCAGGAGAACGAGATCGGCTACTTCCCCTACCAGGACAAGACAGTCGCGATGATCGGCGAGGACACCTCCTACGGCCTCTCGATCATGGACCTCATGAAGGGAGAACTCGACAAGATCGGCTGGGAGATCATCTCCGAGGACGAGGTGAGCCTCGACGAGACCGACTTCACCTCGCTGCTGGCCCGGATCCAGGAGAACGACCCCGACATCGTCTGGGCGGTTCAGACCTCCTCGTCCGGCGCCGGCAACCTGGCGCGACAGTTCGCCGAGACCGGGTTCGAACAGACGCACCTGTTCCACAACTACGGCCTCACCATCTCGGACGCCCGCGAGACGGCCGGGGACGCGGCGGACGGCGCGATGACGCTGCTGAACGCCGGCCGGGTCGACCCGCTGCTCGAGGAGCAGGGTGTCCTCAGCGCGTGGGACGACGCGTACGACGCCGACATGACGGGGAGCGCCGCCCTCTCGTACCAGAACGTCAAGGTCATCGCCGAGTACGTCCGGGCGTTCGACGGCATGGACGCGTTCCGGTCGGCCAGCGTCGACGAGTGGGCGGAGACCGTCATCTCCCACGATCCGATCCCCGGCGGCACCGGCTACATCGACTTCAAGGACAACCACGAGGCCGCGTGGGGCAGCACCGACAACCAGCCGGCGCTCGGCTACCAGGTCCTCGGCGGCGAACTCAACCTCGTCTGGCCGAGCGAGGTCGCGACGTCGGAGATCGACGGGAGCGTGTACTGA
- a CDS encoding Zn-dependent hydrolase — MGLIDPDRLRVSFEEYSSIGATDRDGLHRLALSEADGRVRDRFVDDLQELGLSVRIDELGNVFGRRPGTEDLAPVLIGSHLDSQPKGGRYDGQLGVLSALETLRILEDEGIETARPIEIVNWTNEEGARFKPALTGSGTYVGTHDLDTVLAETDDEGTTVAEALEEIGYRGTDPVGPDEVPNAALELHIEQGPRLEEAGHTIGVVEGVLGMAWLEATIRGNADHAGPSPMHTRSDALVAAADVVTAVRRMAGRLDDDVVTTVGELSVEPDSVNVIPAETTFTVDVRSYDDEVVLDAVDRVDDELRAACDREGTEYDLTELWRIPHTEFAPSVADAIEAAADGSDHPSMRMISGAGHDASYLAELTDAAMIFVPSVDGQTHNEREFTEWNDVVAGAEVFARTTRRLASADGADGGNP, encoded by the coding sequence ATGGGACTCATCGACCCCGATAGGCTCCGCGTCTCGTTCGAGGAGTACTCCTCCATCGGCGCGACCGACCGTGACGGGCTGCATCGGCTGGCGCTCTCGGAGGCGGACGGCCGCGTGCGCGACCGGTTCGTCGACGACCTGCAGGAGCTGGGGCTCTCGGTTCGGATCGACGAACTCGGGAACGTCTTCGGGCGCCGGCCGGGGACAGAGGACCTCGCGCCGGTGCTGATCGGCTCGCACCTCGACTCCCAGCCGAAGGGCGGTCGCTACGACGGCCAGCTCGGCGTGCTCTCGGCGCTGGAGACGCTCCGGATCCTGGAGGACGAGGGGATCGAGACCGCGCGGCCGATCGAGATCGTCAACTGGACGAACGAGGAGGGCGCCCGCTTCAAGCCGGCGCTGACCGGGAGCGGCACCTACGTGGGGACCCACGACCTCGACACCGTCCTCGCGGAGACGGACGACGAGGGGACCACGGTCGCCGAGGCGCTCGAGGAGATCGGCTACCGGGGAACGGACCCGGTCGGTCCGGACGAGGTCCCGAACGCTGCGCTCGAACTGCATATCGAACAGGGCCCCCGCCTCGAGGAGGCGGGACACACGATCGGCGTCGTCGAGGGGGTGCTGGGGATGGCGTGGCTGGAAGCGACGATCCGCGGGAACGCGGACCACGCCGGTCCCTCCCCCATGCACACGCGGTCGGACGCGCTGGTGGCCGCCGCGGACGTCGTCACCGCCGTCCGCCGCATGGCCGGCCGACTGGACGACGACGTCGTCACGACCGTGGGCGAACTGTCGGTCGAACCCGACTCCGTGAACGTCATCCCCGCCGAGACGACGTTCACGGTGGACGTGCGCTCGTACGACGACGAGGTGGTCCTAGACGCCGTCGACAGGGTCGACGACGAACTCCGGGCGGCCTGCGACCGGGAGGGAACGGAGTACGACCTCACCGAACTGTGGCGCATCCCCCACACGGAGTTCGCGCCGTCGGTCGCCGACGCGATCGAGGCCGCGGCCGACGGGAGCGACCACCCCTCGATGCGGATGATCAGCGGCGCCGGTCACGACGCGTCCTACCTCGCGGAGCTGACCGACGCCGCGATGATCTTCGTTCCGAGCGTCGACGGGCAGACCCACAACGAGCGGGAGTTCACCGAGTGGAACGACGTCGTCGCGGGCGCCGAGGTGTTCGCCCGGACGACCCGCCGGCTCGCGTCGGCCGACGGTGCGGACGGGGGGAACCCGTGA
- a CDS encoding Lrp/AsnC family transcriptional regulator, with protein sequence MDEQDLEILKTIAEIGEASPKRIADETGTPKSTVHYRLQNLRDDGVIKNDLFEIEPEAIGLSVTVITEVMAEYKEGYHETVGEQLSAIDGVSNVFFTMGDTDFIVTAHLPNSSFVQDLVESYEAVDGVERTSSKFVISTIKQEPNPLRNYDIETLLELDLSPKT encoded by the coding sequence CTGGACGAGCAGGACCTCGAGATCCTGAAGACCATCGCCGAGATCGGTGAGGCCAGCCCGAAGCGGATCGCCGACGAGACGGGCACGCCGAAGTCCACCGTACACTACCGCCTCCAGAACCTGCGCGACGACGGGGTCATCAAGAACGACCTGTTCGAGATCGAGCCCGAGGCCATCGGGCTCTCCGTCACCGTCATCACCGAGGTCATGGCCGAGTACAAGGAGGGGTACCACGAGACCGTCGGCGAACAGCTGAGCGCGATCGACGGCGTCTCGAACGTCTTCTTCACCATGGGCGACACGGACTTCATCGTCACCGCTCACCTCCCAAACAGCTCGTTCGTCCAGGACCTCGTCGAGTCGTACGAGGCGGTCGACGGCGTCGAACGCACGAGCTCGAAGTTCGTCATCTCGACGATCAAGCAGGAGCCGAACCCGCTGCGCAACTACGATATCGAGACGCTCCTCGAACTCGATCTCTCCCCGAAGACGTAG
- a CDS encoding aspartate aminotransferase family protein, which yields MTGPPIQDVHLAQEPRMTTDVPGPESRSLLERQREIDSSAVAYPRSVPIALDEARGATVRDVDGNVYLDFFAGIGVLNVGHSNPYVVEGVNEQTERLVHTIDFPTETRIEFIEKLNEIAPGDLADNNRVIFGGPSGSDAIEGSIKLAKYNTGGHGLISFKGAYHGSTSGALSLTSGRKYKKDYTPLLSDVVHVPYPYPLRSDDPDEATKDILSGVRETLEDPYGGLTNPAGIWVEPIQGEGGVVEPPEQFLPGLKELAEANDIPLIVDEIQSGFGRTGKWFASEWSGVTPDAMPMAKGIGGIGLPLGALMYREELDTWGPGGHIGTFRGNVPAMRGGIRAIEYIQAHDLLSHATDLGEHIRGRLREAAEDSPFVAEVRGRGLFIGAEFVDDDGAPDSDAVEWIQQYCYGRGVLVWNAGREKNVLRLLPPLVMTEEQADNGLDVITDGIREHARDAGE from the coding sequence ATGACAGGTCCACCGATCCAGGACGTACACCTCGCCCAGGAGCCCCGGATGACGACCGACGTCCCGGGGCCGGAGTCGCGGTCGCTCCTCGAACGGCAGCGCGAGATCGACTCCAGCGCCGTCGCGTATCCCCGGTCGGTCCCCATCGCGCTCGACGAGGCCCGGGGCGCGACGGTGCGGGACGTCGACGGGAACGTCTACCTGGACTTCTTCGCGGGGATCGGCGTGCTCAACGTCGGCCACTCGAACCCGTACGTCGTCGAGGGGGTCAACGAGCAGACCGAGCGGCTCGTCCACACGATCGACTTCCCGACTGAGACCCGGATCGAGTTCATCGAGAAGCTGAACGAGATCGCGCCGGGCGACCTGGCGGACAACAACCGGGTGATCTTCGGCGGGCCGAGCGGGAGCGACGCGATCGAGGGGTCGATCAAGCTCGCGAAGTACAACACCGGCGGCCACGGCCTCATCTCGTTCAAGGGCGCCTACCACGGCTCGACGTCGGGGGCGCTCTCGCTGACCAGCGGCCGGAAGTACAAGAAGGACTACACGCCGCTGCTCTCGGACGTCGTCCACGTCCCGTACCCGTACCCGCTCCGGAGCGACGACCCCGACGAGGCGACGAAGGACATTCTCTCGGGCGTGCGCGAGACCCTCGAGGACCCGTACGGCGGGCTGACGAACCCGGCCGGCATCTGGGTCGAACCGATCCAGGGCGAGGGCGGCGTCGTCGAACCGCCAGAACAGTTCCTCCCTGGGCTGAAGGAGCTCGCCGAGGCGAACGACATCCCGCTCATCGTCGACGAGATCCAGTCCGGGTTCGGTCGGACCGGGAAGTGGTTCGCCTCCGAGTGGTCCGGCGTGACCCCCGACGCGATGCCGATGGCGAAGGGGATCGGCGGCATCGGCCTCCCGCTGGGGGCGCTCATGTACCGCGAGGAGCTCGACACGTGGGGGCCCGGCGGTCACATCGGGACGTTCCGCGGCAACGTCCCCGCCATGCGCGGCGGCATCCGGGCCATCGAGTACATCCAGGCCCACGACCTGCTCTCGCACGCGACCGACCTCGGCGAGCACATCCGAGGTCGGCTCCGCGAGGCCGCCGAGGACTCCCCGTTCGTCGCCGAGGTGCGCGGTCGGGGGCTGTTCATCGGCGCCGAGTTCGTCGACGACGACGGCGCGCCCGACTCCGACGCCGTCGAGTGGATCCAGCAGTACTGCTACGGCCGGGGCGTGCTCGTGTGGAACGCCGGCCGCGAGAAGAACGTGCTCAGGCTGCTGCCGCCGCTCGTGATGACCGAGGAACAGGCCGACAACGGCCTCGACGTCATCACCGACGGCATCCGGGAGCACGCGCGGGACGCAGGCGAGTAA
- a CDS encoding universal stress protein, protein MYDRILVGTDGSRDAEAAVTHAIDLARQVGATLHAVYVVDTRTEYDNDIVDPETVRRTLTEEGKAALAAIERQSGPETPVVTEIREGAPSEELLEYVDTNGIDLVVLGAQGRSAFKTILLGSTTEALLRADEVPVLVVGDRDE, encoded by the coding sequence ACGGCAGTCGCGACGCCGAGGCGGCCGTGACCCACGCGATCGACCTCGCTCGACAGGTGGGGGCGACACTCCACGCGGTGTACGTCGTCGACACCAGGACGGAGTACGATAACGACATCGTGGACCCGGAGACCGTCCGGCGGACCCTGACCGAGGAGGGCAAGGCCGCGCTGGCCGCGATCGAACGCCAGAGCGGTCCCGAGACGCCCGTCGTGACCGAGATCCGGGAAGGCGCTCCATCCGAGGAACTGCTCGAGTACGTCGACACGAACGGGATCGACCTCGTGGTACTCGGGGCGCAAGGCCGTTCGGCGTTCAAGACGATCCTGCTCGGGAGTACGACCGAAGCCCTCCTCCGAGCGGACGAAGTTCCCGTCCTGGTCGTCGGGGACCGCGACGAGTGA